A region of Pleionea litopenaei DNA encodes the following proteins:
- a CDS encoding glycosyltransferase, with product MKRDWKVYLQQKGASHLQSALVLLVLYTLTGAVFYAALNYAYREFEALGNLRLFIFCLLIPLFLKMAVQLLVAPWYGIVDRLRYQRRTSKILPRVSVIIPAWNEEVGIIKTIESVIAAKYANFEVVVVNDGSTDSTHQLVTRFIANHKVCAKTKGHPPIQYLKLKNGGKARAMNQALQVANGEIIMTIDADSVMDAYAIRRMVDRFTDDSVAAVAGNVIVGNRNKPLELMQQLEYLYGFFFKRTDDVFKSVYIIGGAAAAYRKTAIEAVGGFDESIITEDIELSVRLLNHGYATRYAADAVVYTEGPADFKGLCRQRLRWKFGRILTFFKHSELFYSVQSHHNRYLSFFVLPLAVYSEFLLLLEGPLLAFFYGYTIYAFDFLPLVFVVLFLTSLVTIQVMLDSKAKFHLNLLALAPVSWLMFYLVDVVEFQALCRSIKRLVTRQELRWQKWQRAGISTSPLQ from the coding sequence GTGAAACGCGACTGGAAGGTATATCTACAACAAAAAGGCGCATCGCACCTGCAAAGTGCATTGGTCCTGTTAGTGCTCTATACACTGACGGGTGCTGTGTTCTATGCCGCGTTAAATTATGCCTACCGAGAGTTTGAGGCTTTGGGTAATTTGCGATTGTTTATCTTCTGTTTACTGATCCCACTCTTCTTAAAGATGGCGGTTCAGTTGTTGGTAGCGCCTTGGTACGGCATTGTCGATCGTTTACGGTATCAGAGACGGACGTCGAAAATATTACCTCGCGTATCGGTCATTATTCCTGCATGGAATGAAGAAGTTGGAATTATCAAAACCATCGAGTCTGTCATCGCGGCTAAGTACGCCAATTTTGAAGTCGTTGTCGTCAACGACGGTTCTACCGACTCAACGCATCAATTAGTCACTCGTTTTATTGCTAACCACAAAGTGTGCGCGAAGACCAAAGGACATCCACCGATACAATATTTGAAATTGAAAAACGGTGGTAAAGCTCGAGCAATGAATCAAGCTTTGCAAGTGGCCAATGGCGAAATCATTATGACAATAGACGCAGACAGCGTCATGGATGCCTACGCAATCCGACGTATGGTTGACCGGTTTACTGATGATTCAGTGGCCGCGGTCGCGGGAAATGTGATCGTAGGAAACCGCAATAAACCCCTTGAGTTGATGCAACAGCTTGAATATTTGTATGGCTTTTTCTTCAAGCGTACCGATGATGTTTTCAAATCAGTCTACATTATCGGTGGAGCTGCGGCCGCTTACCGAAAAACGGCCATTGAAGCGGTTGGTGGGTTTGATGAATCGATTATTACGGAAGATATAGAACTGTCTGTTCGTTTATTGAACCACGGATATGCGACGCGATATGCTGCTGACGCAGTGGTTTATACAGAAGGTCCTGCAGACTTCAAAGGCTTATGCCGACAGCGCTTGCGTTGGAAATTCGGTCGCATATTAACCTTTTTCAAGCACTCTGAACTGTTTTACAGTGTACAAAGCCACCATAATCGCTACTTAAGCTTTTTCGTATTACCGCTAGCGGTTTATTCGGAGTTTCTGTTGTTATTAGAAGGTCCCTTATTGGCCTTCTTCTACGGTTACACCATTTATGCCTTTGACTTTTTACCTTTGGTTTTTGTGGTCTTGTTTTTGACCTCTCTGGTAACCATTCAAGTCATGCTGGATAGCAAAGCAAAGTTTCACCTCAACTTATTGGCGCTAGCGCCTGTTTCTTGGCTGATGTTTTATTTGGTTGATGTCGTTGAGTTTCAAGCATTGTGCCGAAGTATTAAGCGATTGGTGACTCGTCAAGAATTGCGCTGGCAAAAGTGGCAGCGTGCGGGTATTTCTACCTCGCCATTGCAATAA
- a CDS encoding RNA polymerase sigma factor, with translation MRKALFNQYIQQHSPGAFAMAMHMLRNRDDASDVMQDACYSLLKQARLPSDSHEFRLLLFRVVRNKAIDRLRALKIRASESLSDIELSGKVIPELTSDFADPQQSMIQQQQYVLLHTALGSISAEHRDILLLKDWQGFSYAEIANILDIEAGTVMSRLHRARLALRETMLALDEDQ, from the coding sequence ATGAGAAAGGCGTTGTTTAACCAATATATTCAACAACATTCACCAGGGGCATTTGCCATGGCCATGCACATGTTACGTAATCGAGATGATGCCAGTGACGTTATGCAAGATGCCTGTTATTCGTTGCTAAAGCAAGCTCGTTTACCCAGTGACTCGCATGAGTTTCGATTGCTGCTGTTTAGAGTGGTTCGAAATAAAGCCATTGATCGTCTTAGAGCGTTGAAAATTCGCGCAAGCGAATCGCTGAGTGATATTGAGCTCTCAGGTAAAGTTATTCCCGAGTTAACCAGTGACTTTGCTGATCCTCAACAATCAATGATACAGCAGCAACAATACGTTTTATTGCATACAGCGCTTGGTTCGATTTCTGCAGAACACAGAGATATTTTACTGTTAAAAGATTGGCAAGGGTTTAGCTATGCGGAAATCGCGAACATATTAGACATAGAAGCAGGAACGGTAATGTCGCGTTTGCATCGAGCGAGGCTGG
- a CDS encoding RidA family protein, which yields MTSENHRERFDSNKAPEPVGLYPHARRVGNLLFLSGVGPRQRGSKDIPGVTLDDAGNIVDYDIATQCRSVFDNVRWILEESGSSWDRLVDVQVFLTNMKDDFKAYNEVYADYFKDVQPCRTTVEINALPTPIAIELKCIATIGDEYTY from the coding sequence ATGACATCTGAAAACCATCGCGAGCGCTTTGATTCCAACAAAGCCCCTGAGCCTGTTGGGTTATATCCGCACGCTCGACGTGTCGGCAATCTACTCTTTCTTTCCGGCGTTGGTCCAAGACAACGAGGAAGTAAAGACATTCCAGGCGTGACATTGGATGATGCAGGAAACATTGTCGATTATGATATCGCAACTCAATGTCGTAGCGTTTTCGATAATGTTCGTTGGATTCTAGAAGAGTCTGGATCGAGCTGGGATCGACTCGTCGATGTTCAAGTATTTCTTACCAATATGAAAGATGACTTTAAAGCTTACAATGAAGTCTATGCCGACTACTTTAAAGATGTTCAACCTTGTCGGACAACTGTCGAAATCAACGCCTTACCTACCCCAATCGCCATAGAATTAAAATGCATTGCAACGATAGGCGATGAATATACTTACTAA
- a CDS encoding BPSS1780 family membrane protein, with amino-acid sequence MTEQPSSSSSPSNHSPTKLQFPRQVGIGNALQWVNRGTELFRLAPGPWAMTMVLWFVIILLSRLVPVVGLVMDAFLSQVFVAGLFLGCHAQHLGAKFNQNFLFAGFSRQLRSLVFLSILVMVIDLLASLFVFSDVYWELLIPRSEPSAEAQSLLNDQTQLVSLMMQVLLILMPVKILLMFAPGLIIVHGLSVTQAVQLSAIACLRNVPTLLFYALILMSLGVLVVFTFGIALLAILPIYLASIYAAYRDIFIYSPTSEGTIEA; translated from the coding sequence ATGACTGAACAACCATCAAGCTCATCTTCACCAAGTAATCATTCGCCGACTAAGTTGCAGTTTCCTAGACAGGTCGGAATTGGGAATGCGCTGCAGTGGGTTAATCGAGGTACGGAGCTGTTTCGTCTCGCGCCTGGTCCTTGGGCAATGACCATGGTGTTGTGGTTTGTCATTATCTTGTTGTCGCGCTTGGTGCCGGTGGTCGGCCTTGTGATGGATGCCTTTTTGTCACAAGTGTTTGTAGCTGGGCTGTTTTTAGGGTGTCACGCTCAGCACCTAGGTGCTAAATTTAATCAGAATTTTCTTTTTGCCGGATTTTCTCGGCAACTTAGGTCGCTGGTTTTTCTTTCTATATTGGTTATGGTTATCGACTTGCTAGCGAGTTTATTCGTGTTTAGTGATGTGTATTGGGAGCTACTCATTCCGCGTAGCGAACCGTCAGCTGAAGCCCAATCGTTATTAAATGATCAAACTCAATTGGTCAGTTTAATGATGCAAGTATTACTGATACTTATGCCGGTGAAAATATTATTGATGTTTGCGCCGGGCTTGATCATTGTTCACGGGCTTTCCGTTACTCAAGCGGTGCAACTTAGCGCTATAGCGTGCCTTCGCAATGTGCCTACACTATTATTTTATGCGCTGATTTTGATGAGCTTAGGGGTCCTGGTGGTATTTACGTTTGGTATAGCACTGCTTGCCATATTACCCATTTACCTAGCGTCAATATACGCAGCTTATCGAGATATCTTTATTTATAGTCCGACAAGCGAAGGAACGATTGAAGCGTAA
- a CDS encoding GNAT family N-acetyltransferase: protein MHTLLVEKEAQIEQAADLLLHLRTDYNRSQLIQQIKQQQTKGYQLAITYDALNAVCVAGFVISEKLAWKKHLYVDDLVSEPTHRSKGAGAAMIQWLKDYASAQGCQQLHLDSGVVKFAAHKFYLREGFRIASHHFSIIEL, encoded by the coding sequence ATGCATACTCTACTCGTCGAGAAAGAGGCCCAAATTGAACAGGCGGCCGATTTACTCCTGCACTTACGAACCGACTACAATCGCTCACAGCTTATTCAACAGATTAAACAACAACAAACGAAAGGTTATCAACTAGCCATAACTTATGATGCGTTAAACGCAGTTTGCGTCGCGGGTTTCGTTATCAGTGAAAAGCTTGCATGGAAGAAGCACTTATACGTGGATGACCTTGTCAGTGAACCAACTCATAGAAGTAAAGGCGCGGGAGCCGCAATGATCCAATGGTTGAAAGACTATGCTAGCGCACAGGGCTGCCAACAACTTCATTTAGACTCTGGTGTTGTGAAGTTTGCAGCCCATAAGTTCTATCTTCGAGAGGGCTTTCGCATTGCCAGTCATCACTTTTCAATCATCGAGTTGTAA